A DNA window from Allokutzneria albata contains the following coding sequences:
- a CDS encoding DUF6463 family protein, whose protein sequence is MTSRLLRWASAIMIFIGAGHLVLSFLLSGEHVGRWISHGLWAAVPLLGGSPENAAAFWGGLGSFSVPQILLGCLIWYLAGRGVTVPAGIGWGFAAWCVVGGLLLVPSPFFVGVIPGALIVLAARRG, encoded by the coding sequence ATGACCTCTCGGCTGCTCCGCTGGGCGAGCGCCATCATGATCTTCATCGGTGCCGGGCACCTGGTGCTGTCGTTCCTCCTCTCCGGGGAGCACGTGGGCCGGTGGATCTCCCATGGGCTGTGGGCGGCCGTGCCCCTCCTGGGCGGCTCGCCGGAGAACGCGGCCGCGTTCTGGGGCGGTCTGGGGAGCTTTTCCGTGCCGCAGATCCTGCTGGGCTGCCTCATCTGGTACCTCGCCGGACGCGGCGTGACCGTGCCCGCCGGTATCGGCTGGGGCTTTGCCGCGTGGTGTGTCGTGGGCGGGCTCCTCCTCGTGCCGTCACCGTTCTTCGTGGGAGTCATCCCGGGCGCGCTGATCGTGCTCGCGGCGCGCCGCGGCTAG
- a CDS encoding M14 family metallopeptidase translates to MAVIGDGPRSALVFGGPHPNEPVGALTVRELGRLLCSDEQLRSGLRWHLIPCVDPDGARLNEGWHTRPGGWEVFGRHFYRPAVDEQVEWTFPNLVEPGYFDRTLPETAALARVIDDVRPALISSLHNGEYGGVFTYVTKDDPALTAALGEVPGWFGLPLHNAVWEVPGSSVLGPGVIRMPTIAELGGDGKFGASSGDYAARHGTTTIVTEVPYWEDPRAADTSPSDTTFPDLTRTTARLVDDTGRFLRATLAAAEPDLVLDTPFRRSLVDSLSYVDSMVEAWSRMADGPPRPATVAEVCSFDVLPHMFRVRLTGTLLRVLHAELDTGNTRNGIRSALAEAETRFTAWCEQATRELPGDRIEIRRLVATQVGCTLAAARREHDQRARDDSHEER, encoded by the coding sequence ATGGCCGTCATCGGCGACGGCCCGCGCTCCGCGCTCGTCTTCGGCGGGCCGCACCCCAACGAGCCGGTCGGCGCCCTGACCGTGCGCGAGCTGGGCCGACTGCTCTGCTCCGACGAGCAGCTGCGGTCCGGCCTGCGCTGGCACCTCATCCCGTGCGTCGATCCGGACGGCGCGCGGCTCAACGAGGGCTGGCACACCAGGCCCGGCGGTTGGGAGGTCTTCGGCAGGCACTTCTACCGCCCGGCCGTCGACGAGCAGGTCGAGTGGACCTTCCCGAACCTCGTCGAGCCCGGCTACTTCGACCGGACGCTGCCCGAGACCGCCGCGCTGGCCCGGGTGATCGACGACGTGCGGCCGGCGCTGATCAGCTCCCTGCACAACGGCGAGTACGGTGGCGTGTTCACCTACGTCACCAAGGACGACCCCGCGCTGACCGCAGCGCTCGGCGAGGTTCCCGGCTGGTTCGGCCTGCCGCTGCACAACGCCGTCTGGGAGGTCCCCGGCAGCAGCGTGCTCGGCCCGGGCGTGATCCGGATGCCGACGATCGCCGAGCTGGGCGGCGACGGCAAGTTCGGTGCGAGCAGCGGGGATTACGCCGCGCGCCACGGCACCACGACGATCGTCACCGAGGTGCCGTACTGGGAGGACCCGAGGGCAGCCGACACCAGCCCCTCGGACACGACTTTCCCCGACCTCACGAGGACAACCGCGCGACTGGTCGACGACACCGGCCGGTTCCTGCGCGCCACGTTGGCCGCTGCCGAACCGGACCTGGTGCTGGACACACCGTTCCGACGGTCCCTCGTGGACAGTTTGTCCTATGTGGACTCGATGGTCGAAGCGTGGTCGCGCATGGCCGACGGCCCGCCGCGTCCGGCCACCGTGGCCGAGGTGTGCTCCTTCGACGTGCTGCCGCACATGTTCCGCGTCCGCCTCACCGGCACGCTGCTGCGCGTGCTGCACGCCGAGCTCGACACGGGCAACACGCGCAACGGCATCCGCTCAGCCCTCGCGGAGGCCGAAACCCGCTTCACCGCGTGGTGCGAGCAAGCCACGCGCGAACTCCCCGGCGACCGCATCGAGATCCGCAGGCTCGTCGCCACGCAGGTCGGCTGCACCCTAGCCGCGGCGCGCCGCGAGCACGATCAGCGCGCCCGGGATGACTCCCACGAAGAACGGTGA
- a CDS encoding pyridoxamine 5'-phosphate oxidase family protein, which produces MDTTLGDRLERERNAWLCTVRPDGSPHVTPVWFVYRENTWWIGSSERNRKVRNMINDPRVSLALEDGMAPVVAEGLATVHEGDFPEDVVAAFAAKYDGWDVTETWAGEGARVLVEVRMTKWLLSGVAQ; this is translated from the coding sequence GTGGACACGACTCTTGGCGACCGCCTGGAACGCGAGCGCAACGCGTGGCTGTGCACCGTGCGCCCGGATGGCTCCCCGCACGTGACCCCGGTGTGGTTCGTCTACCGGGAGAACACGTGGTGGATCGGCAGCAGTGAGCGCAACCGCAAGGTGCGCAACATGATCAACGACCCGCGCGTCTCGCTCGCCTTGGAGGACGGGATGGCGCCGGTGGTCGCCGAAGGGCTGGCGACCGTGCACGAGGGCGACTTCCCCGAGGACGTCGTCGCGGCCTTCGCGGCGAAGTACGACGGGTGGGACGTCACCGAGACCTGGGCGGGCGAGGGCGCCCGAGTGCTCGTCGAGGTCCGGATGACGAAGTGGTTGCTCAGCGGCGTCGCGCAGTGA
- a CDS encoding RidA family protein, translated as MPRSRTWPGLSRWEEAARAHGERFTAIRPACTFVEVSRFIDPAWFVEIEIDGITPRGTEGTR; from the coding sequence GTGCCTCGATCGAGGACGTGGCCCGGACTCAGCCGGTGGGAGGAGGCGGCCCGCGCGCACGGCGAGCGGTTCACCGCCATCCGTCCGGCGTGCACCTTCGTCGAGGTCTCGCGGTTCATCGACCCGGCATGGTTCGTCGAGATCGAGATCGACGGGATCACACCACGGGGAACGGAAGGGACTCGATGA
- a CDS encoding MmcQ/YjbR family DNA-binding protein, whose translation MTVQADEFHRIIDALGDVKRTQGSDYTSFSVRGKRFGYYWPRTQTVGLKQTLTEQLALVSERPEVFEEQFTAGGFGWVVVYLAGIELDELTELVYEAWRLSAPEELIESLPFPVV comes from the coding sequence GTGACTGTGCAAGCTGACGAGTTCCACCGGATCATCGACGCGCTCGGCGACGTCAAGCGCACGCAGGGCAGCGACTACACCTCGTTCAGCGTGCGCGGCAAGCGGTTCGGCTACTACTGGCCGCGGACCCAGACGGTGGGCCTGAAGCAGACCCTGACCGAGCAGCTCGCGCTGGTCTCCGAGCGCCCCGAGGTCTTCGAGGAGCAGTTCACCGCGGGCGGGTTCGGCTGGGTCGTGGTGTACCTGGCCGGGATCGAACTCGACGAGCTGACGGAGCTGGTCTACGAGGCGTGGCGGCTGTCCGCCCCGGAAGAGCTCATCGAGTCCCTTCCGTTCCCCGTGGTGTGA
- a CDS encoding MFS transporter, giving the protein MWTGNRYPVFVASRLVSQTGDMAALTALTVHVHESTGSPVAVGTLFLVRVLPRILGLVAGAIGDRVELRGLLMACDAACGVVFLVIALVNPGYPLLLALVFVAESAATITLPAARTMVGRTVPKEHLPAANGMLLAATAIGFASGSALGALLAGAGDYRWALVINAASFGGSILLLVLLPRAVPEPRSGRSFFAEATAGLAVLRRDSGVRPVVIGLVGVAFAAALDRPALIVLVRTDLGASALWYGLALGAISLGVLVASLSYRGFEGRVPALFGVGIVAQTAGHLTMGLAPVVGLVVLGALVAGLGNGLESVCGNTLLQRDAPKESLGVVLGVVLSGSFLADAAGSALGGTLVEWISAPGTFVLSAAVMLACVRAR; this is encoded by the coding sequence GTGTGGACCGGTAACCGCTATCCCGTCTTCGTCGCGTCCCGTTTGGTCTCGCAGACCGGCGACATGGCGGCGCTCACCGCGCTCACGGTGCACGTCCACGAGAGCACCGGGTCCCCGGTCGCCGTGGGGACGTTGTTCCTGGTCCGCGTGCTGCCGCGAATCCTCGGCCTGGTCGCGGGGGCGATCGGCGACCGGGTGGAGCTGCGCGGGCTGCTGATGGCATGCGACGCCGCGTGCGGGGTGGTGTTCCTGGTGATCGCGCTGGTGAACCCCGGCTATCCACTGCTGCTGGCGTTGGTGTTCGTGGCCGAGTCCGCGGCGACGATCACGCTGCCCGCCGCGCGCACCATGGTCGGCCGGACCGTGCCGAAGGAGCACCTGCCCGCCGCGAACGGGATGTTGCTCGCCGCCACGGCGATCGGGTTCGCGAGCGGCTCGGCCCTGGGCGCGCTGCTCGCGGGGGCGGGGGACTACCGGTGGGCCCTGGTGATCAACGCGGCGTCCTTCGGGGGCTCGATCCTGTTGCTGGTGCTGCTCCCTCGGGCCGTTCCCGAGCCGAGGTCCGGGCGGTCCTTCTTCGCCGAGGCGACGGCGGGCCTCGCGGTGCTGCGGCGCGACTCCGGCGTCCGTCCCGTGGTGATCGGCCTGGTGGGTGTCGCCTTCGCGGCGGCGCTGGACCGGCCCGCGTTGATCGTGCTGGTGCGGACGGACCTGGGCGCGTCGGCCCTGTGGTACGGGCTGGCGCTCGGCGCGATCTCGCTCGGCGTGCTGGTGGCGTCGTTGTCCTACCGGGGTTTCGAGGGGAGGGTGCCGGCGTTGTTCGGCGTGGGGATCGTCGCGCAGACGGCCGGGCACCTGACGATGGGGCTCGCGCCGGTGGTCGGTCTCGTGGTGCTCGGCGCGCTGGTGGCGGGCCTCGGCAACGGGCTGGAATCGGTGTGCGGCAACACCCTGCTGCAGCGCGACGCGCCGAAGGAGTCGCTGGGCGTCGTGCTCGGCGTGGTGCTCAGCGGGTCGTTCCTGGCCGACGCGGCGGGCTCGGCGCTGGGCGGCACGCTGGTGGAGTGGATCTCCGCGCCGGGCACGTTCGTCCTCTCCGCCGCCGTGATGCTGGCCTGCGTCAGAGCGCGCTGA
- a CDS encoding SGNH/GDSL hydrolase family protein codes for MITTPITADILRGALDLERTEHGVLPHRLPAWARGQCDDPQLAMVEAQPSGVRLVFRSRATVVELDVLPTRTTYRGVPPRPAGVYDLLVDGRLTARASAPGGKVMILDMTTGAVETQSGPVSTVRFEGLAPVVKDIEIWLPHKEITELVALRTDAPAERSPDRGRRVWLHHGSSISHGSDAASPTTTWPAVAASLGGVELVNLGFGGGALLDPFTARTLRDTPADLISVKIGINLVNADLMRLRAFGPAVHGFLDTIRDGHPDTPLLVVSPIYCPIHEHTPGPGAPDMSTGKLQFRATGDPSERGKLTLTVIREELARITTDRAADDPALRYLDGRELYGEADFGELPLPDQLHPDAATHLRMGERFAKLALSAL; via the coding sequence ATGATCACCACACCCATCACCGCGGACATCCTGCGAGGCGCGCTGGACCTGGAGCGCACCGAGCACGGCGTCCTGCCCCACCGCTTGCCCGCCTGGGCCCGCGGGCAGTGCGACGACCCGCAGCTGGCGATGGTCGAGGCACAACCCTCCGGCGTGCGGCTGGTCTTCCGCAGCCGGGCGACCGTCGTGGAGCTGGACGTCCTCCCCACGAGAACGACTTACCGGGGAGTCCCACCGCGCCCGGCCGGGGTGTACGACCTGCTCGTGGACGGCCGTCTGACGGCACGGGCCAGCGCGCCCGGCGGCAAGGTCATGATCCTGGACATGACCACCGGAGCCGTCGAGACGCAGTCGGGCCCGGTGAGCACGGTTCGCTTCGAGGGGCTCGCCCCCGTCGTCAAGGACATCGAGATCTGGTTGCCGCACAAGGAGATCACCGAGCTGGTCGCCCTGCGCACCGACGCGCCGGCCGAGCGCTCGCCGGACCGCGGTCGCCGCGTGTGGCTGCACCACGGCAGCTCGATCAGTCACGGCTCCGACGCCGCGAGCCCCACCACGACGTGGCCCGCGGTCGCCGCTTCCCTCGGCGGGGTGGAGCTGGTCAACCTGGGCTTCGGCGGCGGCGCGCTGCTCGACCCGTTCACCGCGCGCACCCTGCGCGACACCCCGGCCGACCTGATCAGCGTCAAGATCGGCATCAACCTCGTCAACGCGGACCTGATGCGGCTGCGCGCTTTCGGCCCCGCCGTGCACGGTTTCCTCGACACGATCCGCGACGGCCACCCGGACACACCGCTGCTGGTCGTCTCGCCGATCTACTGCCCGATCCACGAGCACACCCCCGGCCCCGGCGCACCGGACATGAGCACCGGCAAGCTCCAGTTCCGCGCCACCGGCGATCCGTCCGAACGCGGCAAGCTCACGCTCACCGTCATCCGCGAGGAGCTGGCGCGCATCACCACCGACCGCGCGGCCGACGACCCGGCGCTGCGCTACCTCGACGGCCGCGAACTGTACGGCGAGGCCGACTTCGGTGAGCTGCCGTTGCCCGACCAGCTCCACCCGGACGCGGCGACGCACCTGCGCATGGGCGAGCGGTTCGCGAAGCTGGCGCTCAGCGCGCTCTGA
- a CDS encoding GNAT family N-acetyltransferase encodes MSVDRAVREWVHGWALTRGTPAPVEEPDGYRVDVGLPGHRVRYVLPDVSTVDERCAALTAPGTWLKICGSPAVPPQWTVGGPEYLMGKDLFSPQRVSALPGYRVSRSSDGVVVRAADGSLAAAGRFAVWGEASVVDQVVTEPAHRRKGLGSVVMSELDALAVELGAVRAVLVATEDGLALYRRLGWAVLSPVTAAHLPGRL; translated from the coding sequence GTGAGCGTTGATCGGGCGGTGCGGGAGTGGGTTCACGGCTGGGCGCTGACCCGGGGCACGCCCGCTCCGGTCGAGGAGCCGGACGGCTATCGCGTCGACGTCGGGCTGCCCGGGCACCGGGTCCGTTACGTGCTTCCCGATGTGTCCACTGTGGATGAACGTTGTGCCGCGCTGACCGCTCCCGGGACCTGGCTGAAGATCTGCGGCTCGCCCGCTGTTCCTCCACAGTGGACTGTGGGCGGACCGGAGTACTTGATGGGCAAGGATCTGTTCTCGCCGCAACGCGTTTCCGCGCTGCCGGGTTATCGCGTTTCCCGGAGTTCCGACGGTGTGGTGGTCCGAGCCGCGGATGGCTCCCTTGCTGCTGCCGGGCGCTTCGCGGTGTGGGGTGAGGCGTCCGTCGTGGACCAGGTGGTCACCGAGCCCGCGCATCGGCGCAAGGGGCTGGGGAGTGTCGTGATGAGTGAACTCGATGCGCTCGCGGTCGAACTCGGTGCTGTGCGGGCGGTTCTGGTCGCCACGGAAGACGGTCTCGCGTTGTATCGGCGCCTCGGGTGGGCGGTGCTCAGTCCTGTGACCGCGGCGCACCTGCCTGGGCGGTTGTGA
- a CDS encoding HNH endonuclease signature motif containing protein, whose translation MAPADIEDDVVAAYAAIGKAVAGFALTLMKLYEDLDPQVQQYAGDVLMPLLRVSQVKGNKLIDRAMSLVEHPVVLEALSEGRIDEGKALMIIDQVSVLDVANQAIAEPVLIAHAATHNYTASQRYARRFILRLDAEAALRRYEEKRKQRLVEKFNLDDGMCSLRVVLPALDAALAFDRIDRIARALPKDDRTLDQKRSDVAADLLMGKETPAPQGEVCVNLTMPITNILGLTTDPVMLAGYGPLPAQVVADVAANGIWKRILTDPVTGMAEHITTYRPTPAQRELINARYPTCTMVGCNQPAHRCDLDHCCPFDGTNTTVANLRPKCRHHHRMKTHSRWSCENRPDGTHVWTTPSGKVIETELEPIADPAPF comes from the coding sequence ATGGCCCCTGCCGATATCGAAGACGACGTCGTGGCCGCCTACGCCGCTATCGGTAAGGCTGTCGCGGGCTTCGCCTTAACCCTGATGAAGCTCTATGAGGACCTCGATCCGCAAGTGCAGCAGTATGCCGGGGATGTCCTGATGCCGCTGCTGCGTGTTTCCCAGGTCAAGGGCAACAAGCTGATCGATCGGGCGATGTCGCTGGTGGAGCATCCGGTGGTGTTGGAGGCGTTGTCGGAGGGGCGGATTGATGAGGGCAAGGCGTTGATGATCATCGATCAGGTCAGTGTCCTCGACGTCGCCAACCAGGCGATCGCCGAACCCGTGTTGATTGCGCATGCGGCCACGCATAACTACACGGCGAGCCAACGCTATGCCCGGCGTTTCATCCTCAGGCTCGATGCCGAGGCGGCGTTGCGGCGTTATGAGGAGAAGCGCAAGCAGCGGTTGGTGGAGAAGTTCAACCTTGACGATGGCATGTGCTCCTTGCGCGTCGTGCTGCCCGCGCTCGACGCGGCCCTGGCCTTCGATCGGATCGACCGCATCGCGCGGGCACTACCGAAAGATGACCGAACGCTGGACCAGAAACGATCTGACGTTGCGGCAGACCTGTTGATGGGCAAGGAAACACCCGCCCCGCAGGGTGAGGTGTGCGTGAACCTGACCATGCCGATCACCAACATCCTCGGCTTGACCACAGACCCGGTGATGCTGGCCGGATACGGGCCGCTGCCCGCGCAGGTCGTGGCCGATGTGGCGGCGAATGGGATTTGGAAGCGCATCCTGACCGACCCGGTGACGGGGATGGCTGAGCACATCACCACCTACCGGCCCACCCCAGCCCAACGGGAACTCATCAACGCGCGTTACCCGACGTGCACGATGGTCGGCTGCAACCAGCCCGCGCACCGCTGCGACCTGGACCACTGCTGTCCCTTTGACGGGACCAACACCACGGTCGCGAATCTGCGGCCGAAGTGCCGCCACCACCACCGGATGAAGACCCACTCCCGTTGGTCCTGTGAGAACCGGCCGGATGGGACGCATGTGTGGACGACGCCGAGTGGCAAGGTGATCGAGACGGAACTCGAACCCATTGCCGACCCGGCGCCGTTTTAG
- a CDS encoding S28 family serine protease, whose amino-acid sequence MFTRLRKTVAASAATVIAACLLGPAGAAGAEPRKDILDELKRIPGLTVLSEGPPPTPEHRYFVLSYTQPVDHRQPGGATFQQRFQLVHKAVDRPMVLHTTGYNLYPTSFRGELTQLVDGNQISTEHRFFPPSRPEPSDWSHLTVWQAASDHHRLVSALKPLYPRRWLATGASKGGMASVYHNRFYPRDVDGVVAYVAPNDHVNDEDSAYDRFFATVGDPACRSALADLQVEAFKRRPELLALLTEQAAKDGWTFDKIVGSADRVFEKSAMMLGWAFWQYFGQAHCAKVPATTSATAQIYDYIQATVNFGSFADQNLGQMVPYYFQAMTELGWPQPQFAHLRGYLKYPDSPSVYSNVPKELHRPHRPTPMLDVNHWVRTDSQRIMFIYGQNDPWSAERFTPSPHDSHSYTAPGSNHGARISLLNGDDRIAATAVVRRWAGAEVGQANDYPAVDPRALDVVRTPLPF is encoded by the coding sequence TTGTTCACCAGGTTACGAAAAACCGTCGCCGCGAGTGCGGCGACGGTGATCGCCGCGTGCCTGCTCGGCCCGGCAGGCGCAGCGGGCGCCGAGCCCCGGAAGGACATCCTCGACGAGCTCAAGCGGATCCCGGGTCTGACTGTGCTCTCGGAAGGCCCGCCGCCGACTCCCGAGCACCGGTACTTCGTGCTCAGCTACACCCAGCCCGTGGATCACCGGCAGCCGGGCGGAGCCACCTTCCAGCAGCGCTTCCAGTTGGTGCACAAGGCAGTCGACCGGCCCATGGTCCTGCACACGACCGGCTACAACCTCTACCCCACCTCGTTCCGGGGCGAGCTGACCCAACTGGTCGACGGCAACCAGATCTCGACGGAGCACCGGTTCTTCCCGCCGTCCCGGCCGGAGCCCAGCGACTGGAGCCACCTCACCGTCTGGCAGGCGGCCTCCGACCACCACCGGCTGGTGAGCGCCCTCAAGCCGCTCTACCCGCGAAGGTGGCTGGCCACCGGCGCCAGCAAGGGCGGGATGGCTTCCGTCTACCACAACCGGTTCTACCCGCGCGACGTCGACGGCGTCGTCGCCTACGTGGCCCCCAACGACCACGTCAACGACGAGGACAGCGCCTACGACCGGTTCTTCGCCACGGTCGGCGACCCCGCCTGCCGGAGCGCGCTCGCCGACCTGCAGGTCGAGGCGTTCAAGCGCCGCCCGGAACTCCTGGCCCTGCTCACCGAGCAGGCCGCGAAGGACGGGTGGACCTTCGACAAGATCGTCGGCAGCGCGGACCGGGTGTTCGAGAAGTCGGCGATGATGCTCGGCTGGGCGTTCTGGCAGTACTTCGGCCAGGCCCACTGCGCGAAGGTACCTGCGACCACCAGCGCCACCGCGCAGATCTACGACTACATCCAGGCCACCGTGAACTTCGGCTCCTTCGCCGACCAGAACCTCGGCCAGATGGTGCCGTACTACTTCCAGGCCATGACCGAACTCGGCTGGCCGCAGCCGCAGTTCGCGCACCTCCGCGGCTACCTCAAGTACCCGGACTCGCCGAGCGTGTACTCCAACGTGCCGAAGGAGCTGCACCGGCCGCACCGGCCGACCCCGATGCTGGACGTGAACCACTGGGTGCGCACGGACTCGCAACGGATCATGTTCATCTACGGGCAGAACGACCCCTGGAGCGCGGAGCGGTTCACGCCGAGCCCGCACGACTCCCACAGCTACACCGCGCCCGGTTCGAACCACGGTGCGCGCATCTCCCTCCTCAACGGCGACGACCGCATCGCGGCGACCGCCGTCGTGCGCCGCTGGGCAGGAGCCGAGGTCGGGCAGGCCAACGACTACCCTGCCGTCGATCCTCGCGCCCTGGATGTGGTCCGCACACCGCTTCCGTTCTAA